From a single Dehalococcoidia bacterium genomic region:
- a CDS encoding enoyl-CoA hydratase-related protein, whose protein sequence is MTALLYEKRDGIAYITLNRPHVHNAIDPEMMVRLAEAWRDFEADDSLRVAIVTGAGDRAFSAGADLGRLIPLFTGARQPEDEWDHRLMAERDLVNVALMRRRPIYKPIVAAINGFCLAGGTEMALATDIRIAAEHATLGLSEVQRALVPGGGSMVRLPRQVPYCKAMEILLVGDPIPAQEAYRFGLVNYVVPLSELMPTAERFARRIAENGPLAVRKIKEAVLRTSGVPLEEAYRIEDEISREVFASEDAKEGPRAFMEKRPPQYKGR, encoded by the coding sequence ATGACGGCCCTGCTCTACGAAAAGCGCGATGGCATCGCCTACATCACCCTCAACCGGCCCCATGTGCACAACGCCATCGACCCCGAGATGATGGTGCGGCTAGCCGAGGCGTGGCGCGACTTCGAGGCGGACGATTCGCTACGGGTGGCCATCGTCACCGGCGCCGGCGACCGCGCTTTCAGCGCCGGGGCCGACCTGGGACGGCTCATCCCCCTCTTCACTGGCGCCCGGCAGCCGGAGGACGAATGGGACCACCGGCTGATGGCGGAACGCGACCTGGTGAACGTGGCCCTGATGAGGAGGCGGCCGATTTACAAGCCCATCGTGGCTGCCATCAATGGCTTCTGCCTGGCCGGCGGCACCGAGATGGCCCTGGCTACCGATATACGTATCGCGGCCGAGCATGCCACCCTGGGGCTCTCGGAGGTGCAGAGGGCGCTGGTGCCCGGCGGCGGCTCTATGGTGCGGCTGCCACGGCAGGTGCCCTACTGCAAGGCGATGGAGATCCTGCTGGTGGGGGACCCCATACCTGCCCAGGAGGCCTATCGCTTCGGTCTGGTCAACTACGTGGTGCCCCTTTCGGAGCTGATGCCCACGGCCGAGCGCTTTGCCCGGCGCATCGCCGAGAACGGACCGCTGGCAGTGCGCAAGATAAAGGAGGCAGTGTTGCGCACCTCCGGCGTGCCCCTCGAGGAGGCGTACCGCATCGAGGACGAGATATCGCGGGAGGTGTTCGCCTCCGAAGATGCCAAGGAGGGGCCGCGGGCCTTCATGGAGAAGCGGCCTCCCCAGTACAAAGGGCGCTGA
- a CDS encoding LLM class flavin-dependent oxidoreductase: protein MRVSIFYLPTVGSRRDIEAGLAGLREDLYQRMLQELREQAQLADDLGYHSISFTEHHFHIEGFELSNNPILLDLFVALQTKRIRVGQLGIVLPAHNPLQVAEDLAMVDHMTGGRLDVGFARGYQRRWVDVMAQHYHNVHGVQPGQHDEIDQANREAFEECYRIIKLAWTQDLFSFQGKYWKIPPEGTPWPLEATRQWGAGVDEDGVLRQIGVVPKPLQKPHPPIFQPFASSEATIRWCAREGITAVLPPMNLQLQNYLYEVYREEAYRHGRRLAEGEGLGVLRDVVVADTDEEAVRLWMEGPAFVGAAWFAPFGFAEALREPGRESPLTPQEMMDRSLVLVGSPDTVSFQLERLLRHTPVSWLFAWVYNGVIPHQKLMRSLELFATRVLPRFQ, encoded by the coding sequence ATGAGGGTTAGCATTTTTTATCTGCCCACCGTTGGCTCCCGACGCGACATAGAGGCGGGCCTGGCCGGCCTGCGGGAAGACCTCTACCAGCGCATGCTCCAGGAGCTGAGGGAGCAGGCCCAGCTGGCCGACGACCTGGGCTACCATTCCATCTCCTTCACCGAGCACCACTTTCACATTGAGGGGTTCGAGCTGTCCAACAACCCCATCCTTCTAGACCTGTTCGTGGCCCTGCAGACCAAGCGCATCCGCGTGGGGCAACTGGGCATCGTCCTGCCTGCCCATAACCCCCTGCAGGTGGCCGAGGACCTGGCGATGGTGGATCACATGACGGGCGGGCGGCTGGATGTGGGCTTCGCCCGCGGCTACCAGCGGCGCTGGGTGGACGTGATGGCCCAGCACTACCACAACGTCCATGGGGTGCAGCCGGGCCAGCACGACGAGATAGACCAGGCCAACCGGGAGGCCTTCGAGGAGTGCTACCGGATCATCAAGCTGGCCTGGACGCAGGACCTGTTCTCGTTCCAGGGAAAGTACTGGAAGATCCCGCCCGAGGGCACACCCTGGCCTCTGGAGGCCACCCGCCAGTGGGGAGCAGGAGTGGACGAGGACGGTGTCCTGCGCCAGATAGGCGTGGTGCCCAAGCCGCTCCAGAAGCCTCACCCGCCCATCTTTCAGCCCTTCGCTTCCAGCGAGGCCACTATCCGCTGGTGCGCCCGGGAGGGCATAACGGCTGTGCTGCCGCCCATGAACCTGCAGCTGCAGAACTATCTGTATGAAGTCTACCGGGAGGAGGCCTACCGTCACGGCCGCCGGCTGGCCGAGGGTGAGGGGCTGGGAGTGTTGCGGGACGTGGTGGTGGCCGATACAGACGAGGAGGCGGTACGTCTCTGGATGGAGGGGCCCGCCTTCGTGGGCGCAGCCTGGTTCGCCCCCTTCGGCTTCGCCGAGGCGTTACGGGAGCCAGGCCGGGAGTCGCCCCTGACCCCGCAGGAGATGATGGACCGCTCCCTGGTGCTGGTGGGCAGCCCCGACACGGTCAGCTTCCAGCTGGAGCGGCTGCTCAGGCACACGCCCGTGTCATGGCTCTTCGCCTGGGTCTACAACGGCGTTATCCCGCACCAGAAGCTGATGCGGTCCCTGGAGCTGTTCGCCACCAGGGTGCTGCCGCGATTCCAGTAA